The segment TCTCCGTGATGGAAAGGTCGTCGAAGGCCGGGAGTTCTTCGAGGACACGGCCAAGGCGGACGACTTCTGGACCTGATTCCTCGCATTTAGACCCCAACACATCCACACCAACCAAGGAGTACTCATGGAAGCCACCCCATTCGGAGTCGTACATTTCTTCCCAGGAGGAACCCAAGAGCAATACGAGGCCTCAATCGCCGCCGTCCACCCGGGCGAAGGGCTCCTGCCTGAGGGCCAGACCTTCCATGCCGCAGGCCCTTCGGCCGGCGGTTGGACGATCATGGCCGTGCATGAGTCGAAGGAGAGCTGGGAGAAGTTCCGCGATGACATTCTCATGCCCCGCATGCAGGCGGGCATCGAGGGTGGATTCGCATCGCCCCCGGAGGAAACCGGCGTCGACCTCTACAAGGTCCTGCCCTAACGGTACGGGAGGCCCCCGTCGCGCTCCGGCGGGCGGCCTCCCACCACTCGCAGCGGAAGGGAAACGGAAGGAACAACGATGGACCCGGTGGTGGACTACTTCGAAGTCGGCTCGCCCGATCCGGAGGCCGCGCGCACCTTCTACGGCGCGCTTTTTGACTGGACCTTTGGTGAGCCCTCGCCCGCGGGCTACCAGATGGTGAACGGAGACAAGGGTGGGCTGTGGAACACTACCTCCCTGGGCGGAACCTCCTGGGCCATTTTCTACGTCCAAGTCGACGATGTGCAGGCAGCGATCGCCCGGGCCGAGTCACTCGGCGCTGGTGTCGCTCTCCCCTTCGTCGACAACGGCGCCATCGAGTTCGCGCACCTCTTGGATCCGCACGGCAACCGTTTCGGCGTGTGGCATGCCAAACAACCGGCCTGAAGCAACGGCCACAGGCGCCCACTTGCCGGGCTCGATGAAAGGACTGATTGCCTTGGCACTCGATACATTGCCAGTACTCGATTTCGCACGTTTGAATGCCGGACCGGACGAGGCCGCCGGGTTCCGCGAGGAGCTGCGCGATGCCATGCATGAGGTCGGGTTTGTGTACTTGGCAGGCCACGGCATCCCGCAGTTGTTGACGGACGCCATCCTCGACGTGTCGCGCCGCTTCTTCGAGCTGCCGGAAGAAGAAAAGCTCGCGATCGAAAACGTCCACAGCCCCCAGTTCCGCGGCTACACCCGAGTCGGCGGAGAGCTCACGGACGGCGGGATCGACTGGCGCGAGCAGATCGACATCGGCGTCGAGCGTGACACTGTTGAGCCCGGTCCGGGAGTCGCGGACTATTGGCGCCTTGAGGGGCCCAACCTCTGGCCGCGTGCCCTGCCGGAAATGCGGCAGATCGTCTCGGAATGGACCGAGAGGCTGAGCACCATCTCGCTAGCCTTGCTGCGGGCCCTGGCAGTATCCCTCGGAGCGCCCGAGGATACCTTCGACGCGGCATTCGCCGCACGGGCTTTCCCGGTGCTCAAGATTGTCCGGTACCCGGGGGAGTCCGACCCGGAGCCCAAGCAGGGCGTCGGGTCGCACCGGGACGGGGGAGTGCTGACGCTACTCCTGGTCGAGCCCGGGAAGGGTGGCCTTCAAGTCGAGTACCAGGGAAAATGGATTGACGCACCGCAAGTGCCGGGAACATTCGTCGTCAACATCGGCGAGATGCTGGAACTGGCCACGAACGGCTACCTCAAGGCGACGCTGCACCGCGTGATCTCGCCCCTTCGAGGCACGGACCGGATATCGCTGCCCTTCTTCTACAACCCCGCCCTTGACGCGACGATGCCCCAGCTTGCCGTGAGCCCGGCGTTCCAAGCCAAGGCCCGCGGCTTGTCGGTCGACCCGACGAACAGTCCGATTCTGGAAACCTACGGGGATAACGCCCTCCGCTACCGGCTTCGGGCCCACCCGAACGTCGTCGAGGAGCACCACGCGGACCTGCTGAATGGGTCGGAAGCGGGCGGATAATTGAGGCATGGACTTCGAATTGCTCACCATCCAGGACTGTCCGCACGGATCCACGGCCCGGGAACTGTTCTCCCGGGCCGTGGAACTGGAAGGGAACAACCCGGCGTTGATTGCCGTCAGACAGATCATGACCGACGAAGAGGCCGATGCCTCCGGATTCCACGGATCCCCGACATTCATGGTGGACGGAATTGACCTCTTCCCGTCGACAGCCGAACCAGCCATGACGTGTCGGGTCTACCGTACGGCCGGGGGACTCTCGGGCCTGCCCAGCCTGGAATCACTTCGACAGGCGATCCAGGCCAGGCTGGCCGCTTAGCCTGAAATCCGACGTTGCCGCTGTCCGTGCGGCGTGCCCCGGCGGGTGCTTGTGCGCGGATCGCTGGACGATCACGCCGCGGTTGGGATGCTCACGCTCGGCCCGGGCCATTACGGCCGCAAGCTCCTCGACCCAATGATCGATCTCGGCCTCGGAGACCTCCCGTCCGTGCATCCTACGTTCCATGAGGACAGTCGTATTACGAATGTTCCGCCGTGACCAGGGGGACTCGATGTTACCCGCAAGGGGATCGCTCACCGGACGGAATCGTTGATGGAGGCAGATTGCGTGTCATGTACCTAGGCCTCGGGCAACGGTTCACTGCAGCGCTAGAGCGATCTGCTGACATGCGCGACGTAGATTCGTATGCGGTCCGGCCTCCAACGGAATCCGGATGGTTCGCATCGCTAGCCCCATCGATCCAAAATGTCATGCGGATCGGTTGTGTCGACGTCGAGCGCGGCGCAGGAGCCGGGCCCGGGCAGAGTTTTGCAGACGGCATTGACTCTTGCAACGCCGCGCAACGGTTGCCGACTGGCGGTGTAGTCGAGGTCCAGCTTCAGTCAAGATGGGTGGAACACCTACTTGCCCGATGTCGGCTCGCGGTAGCTGTTCACCGCGATCCGCAGTGCTTCGTCCCACGGTGTGGCCGAGACGCCGAGCATCCGTTGCGTTTCCATGGCGTCGATCACGAAGGGCACCCTGAATTGGTAGCTTGACGCGGAGACCTCGCGCATGATGGGAATGACGGTACCGAGGGCTTTGAGCAACCATTGCGGGATCGGCGCGACCCGACCTTTGACGTCCCAGCTCTCATTGACTTGCCGGGCGATTTCAACGCGCGAGAGGGAGGTGCTTGGCACGTGCCAGGCGCGCCCCCATTCGCCGGTGTGGTCCGCGGCTGCGATGAGTGTTGTGGCGATGTCCGGTAGGAAGCTCCAACTGTGTTCAAGGTCGGGTTCGCCGACGACGCGCGCCGTTTTGGATGCCAGGAGTGGTTCGAAGAAGCTGCCGCCGAGGTGCGTTGACCTGCCTGCGGCTCCTGGGCCGAAGTAGTCGCTGGCCCGAACCTCAGTGACCCGGAGTTCACCACGTTCGTGCGCGGCTAGTGCTTTCTCCCAACCCGCCTTTCGAACAAGGCCTTTTTTCTCGGACGTTGCGAGCTGGGAGTGCTCGGTCATAGGTCCGGCCGGGGGCCCGTACGCGTAGAGGTTTCCCATGAGCACGAGCGCGGCCCCGGAGTCACGGGCTGCAGTGATCACGGCGTCGAAGATCGGTGGCCAGTCTGTGGCCCAGTCGGTGTACGGCGGGTTGGTGCAGACGAAAATTGTGTCAGCTCCGCGTGCAGCCTGCGTGACGGCGGCCGGGTTGCTTGCGTCGATCTTCAGGGCAGTCGCACCTGGCACCGTGGAGCCGCGCCGGGTGCCGAGCGTGACCTGGTCGCCGCGCGCGGCGAGCCGCCTCGCGACCGTCCCTCCGATGAGCCCCGCGCCGAGGACGAGTTGGCTTGCCACGATGGTTCTCCTGAGCTGTTCGGCCGTACACGTTACTGGGTGACATCGCATACCCTACAACACGGAAATGATGCCCCGGCCAACCCTGTCTCGTCCGACGACCACACCGTCGTCTGGACAGCTCCCGTCCGATGGCGGAACTGTCAATGACACCATCCATTGAGCTGGGTCCGATGCACGCCGGAATCGGTATCGGGGTATCAAAGATATGCATGATCGTGGCGGAGAGGGAAGCCGGTACGTCAGGCGCTCGCCCCGCCCGAGCGAAACGGAGCATCACCTCATGAGAGCCCAAGCTTTGATCCACACGATCAGCGGCGACACCGCCGCCGGAGCCTGGCCATACATCATCTTTGCCGTCGCCCGCACTCGGGACAGGAACGGGGAACTGTTCGGCTACGGCACCTGCGTCGAAGGCGACACCTCCACACATTGGTTCAGGTCCCAGGACGCCTGCTTTTCAGGCGGCCGGCGTACGGATCCGGCGTCAGGCACAAGGTGACGAACGGAAACTGCTGTGAGGGTGCTGGGCTCCAGCTGTTCGATGACGTTGACGGCAGCCGCCAGCTTGCCAGCCTCCCCGATGCACTTCCATCAGCATGAGGCCGATGTTGGGCGTCGGGGTCCTGGACTTCGCAGAGTTCATTTACCCTGATATCGGCGCTTGGCCCTCGTCTGTGCCTGACTTCTCGGGCGCATGGTTCCTGGGCATGAGCTGGCCTTCACGGGAGTCGACACTCCGAGAAATGCCCTGCCGGTCACCTTCATGGACTGCGAGTGGCCACATCCCCGCGCAACGTGTTTTGGACAGCCGGGCATCCACGACCTGCGTTTCTACTCGTAAGACGTTTTCCCCTGGTTCATTTGCAGTCGCCAATGCCCGCAGTGCGTCCTACCGGAGCGCCCCCACATCGGCCTCGTCGACACGATGCGGGAGCGCTCAGGAATCTCGCTTTACGCGGTCCAAGTGGTCACAGGTAGCTATTAACGCTCGCGCGCAGGGCCTCGGTGTGCTCGTAGATTTCTTCAAGGGAATCGATGGGAACCCGGGTTTCCTCTTTGTCGGCGCCGAACAGCCCGATATATTTCTGGGTGCGGTTGAAGTGCAGCCGAGCGATCGGTTTGCGGTTGTTGTCGTCCAGCAGTACCGCGAAGTACGACTTGGAATCTCGCTTGGCAACGCGGGAGGGCTTCACCTCGCTGCATACGATGGCGCGGACGATCCGATAGCCCTCGAGCTCCTCCAGCGTGGTCTCGATGCCGTCGTCTGCCGCCAGGTCGGCCTCGGCGACCGGCGCGCTGGTGACCGCCGCCGCGAGAGAAGCTTCATCATTTTGTGGAAAAGTGGGAGCCCCAAGAGCCTTCTTGAGGCGCTCGTTGACCTGGTCGTTCAGGAACTGCGTCTTCGCCTTGGTTACCAGTGTGGTGAACTGTTCGCGCACCTTTGGGTGTACGCCCCGGAGTACACGCGGGCCGTCAGAAACTTAACCCATTCGTCTTCCGGTTCATGGAACTGGGCGGCCAGAGTCCTCTTGATTTCGCCGATGTACTTTAGTTCTCCGGCGGCGCTGATGATGGAGTCGAGGTCGAAGACGTCCTTGGAAAGTTTCTGCAGCTCCGGGATCAGCGAGTCGTCGATGTCGTTCACGTCAAGAACCAGGAACGGTTTCGCGTCCATTTTATTGGGAGCGTCAAGATCGGTAAAGAACTGGTAGATCTCGCCGTTGGTGAGGATTGCGATCCGGGCGTTGGTCACCGCAAAGTAGCGGAAAAGCTGGGAAGCGTGTTCGATCTTCACCGGCTCCGTCGACTTCTTACACTCGATCAGGATTTGTATCTCGCCGTCTTTGACGATGGCGTGGTCAACCTTTTCGCCCTTCTTGAGCCCCACATCCGCGATGAACTCCGGAACGACTTCCATCGGGTTGAAGGCGTCATAGCCAAGGATGGTAGAAATGAACGGCATAACGAAGGCGTTCATGGGCGCCTCTTCGGTTTGAATCCCCCCGCGCTGCTGGCGCACCTTTGCTGCCAAAGCTGAGAGTTTTTCTGCAAATTCCATGCGTCCGCCTAGAAAACCGATTGTTCTGCCAACCGTAGCCGAGCCGTGCGACAACGCTATGGAACCAGTTCGTGTCAGCGACTGTATTAACAGGCAAATCTGGCTCATCGTAGAGGAGAGAGCGGAGGCCGGCGCATCGGGGGTCGGCTCGACGCGGTGGCCGGTGACGCGCTTGACCGGCGCCCCCAACACGTCCGACAGGCCATAACCGGCCATCGAGGCCGACCCGCTCTACAGCATCCACAGGGTGCGAGGCACCGGCGCCAGCCTGCCCACCGACCGCCAATGATCCCGCCTGAGCTCGACGTTCGCCAGCGATGCTCACATCCAGGTCGAAGCGACTTAGGGCATCTACTAACGGATCGGGGCCGCGTTTGGACCCCCCGGTCAGGCTATAGCCCAGCCGGACGTCAGGGCACGGGCGAGTGTTCAGGAGCACTCGTGACAGGCTGGGGTCACCTTCCTGTTTTCTTGACACCCGACGCTGACGGTCTAAGGGCGCAAGCTGACTCTATTCCTTAGGCATGGATCATGGCCGGGCATGCCCGGGCAGACTGTCAGGACCGGTCACGACAGGCCCTGTTCCTTCGCCATCCTGACCAGTTCGCGGGCAGCGTCGGCCTCGGAAATTTGAGTCTTCTTCTCCGCGATTTTCGTACTCGGCACAGACTCAAGTGTGCGGCCATATCGGGCTCCTCCCCGCCAGGCCTATCGCCCTGTGTGTCGAGCCAGATACACCGCTATTTCCACGATCCAGCCTCCGCTGCTGTCCCTGATGCGGAGTGCCCGGCCGTCCCGTTTTGCTCACCCAAACTCCCGCCGGGCAGTGCCAGGGTGGAGGGCATTGTGGTGACGACCCGGGCACTCGTGGCCTGGACCGGCGGGGCAAGGCCCGCCGGCAGCCCTGTCCAGGCCCCTGATTGAGCTGGGCGTCATTGATGCCTTCCAACACCTGCCGACTGCCCGACAACCCGGCGGCGGAACATAGTTCCGTATTTACACGCGGGGCCTGCACGGATGCAGTGGAAGATCAGAACGACGACGGCAATGGCCAAAAGCCGGTGAATTCTTACGGGGACCCCTTATATCGAGACGTGCGCCTCCGCAATCACCGGGTGGTCCCGCCCGAGGTTCCCGAGCGCCGCGGCCCCTTGCGGCGAGCCGAGGTCCTCGAAGAACTCCACGTTGGCCCGGACGTAGTCGGCCCACTCGTCCGGGACGTCGTCGGAGTAGTAGATCGCCTCGACCGGGCAGACGGGATCGCAAGCACCGCAATCCACGCACTCTGATGGGTGGATGTACAGCGAGCGCTCGCCTTCGTAGATGCAATCCACCGGGCATTCGTCGATGCAGGCTTTGTCCTTGACGTCGACGCAGGGCTGCGCGATCACGTACGTCATGGCGCGCTACACACCCGTGTAGACGGTCTTGCCCCAGGTGAAGAAGTCCAGCGCGGACCTGCCCTGTTCGCGGAAGGTGTTGGTGGAGGAGTCCTTCACTCCACCGAACGGCACGTTGAGGTCCAGGCCCGCCGTGGGACGGTTGACCTTGATGACCCCTGCCTGGGCCCGCGCGGAGAAGTCCGTGGCCAAGGCCAAGGAATCGGTGCAGATGCCTGCGGTGAGGCCGTACCTGGAATCGTTGATCGCGGCGAGGCCAGCCTCGTAGTCGGCAACCTCCAGGACCGCAACTACGGGGCCGAAGATTTCCTCGGTCACGGCAGCGTCGTCGAACGGTAGCTCGGTGAGTACCGCGGCAGGGAAGAAGAGCGCCCCGGAGGACTCGCCGTCGTACTCTCCGTGCAGGAGGGTGGCCCCGCGTTCGACGGCGGTGCGCACCGCCGCCTGGTCCTGCTCGAACTGCTGGCTGCTCACCACAGCGCCCATTTTGGCGCCGTCGAGCCCGTCACCGGCGGTGTACTTGGCCGCCTCGGCGACGAGCGCGTCGAGGAAGGCGTCGCGGATCCCCGGCGTGACATAGACGCGGGACGTCGCCGTGCATGCCTGGCCGGTGAGTCCGAACGCGCCGGCCGCGACCACCGCAGCGGCCTTGTGCGGATCGGCGTCGTCGAGGACCAGCACACCGTTCTTGCCGCCCATCTCCAGTTGGACGCGCGCACGGCGGCCGTTCAGGATTTCCTGGAGGCCAAGCCCCACTGTGGTGGAACCGGTGAAGGACAGGCCGGCGATGCGTGGATCGCGGGCCAAAGCGTCACCGACCACGCGGCCTTTTCCGTGGACCACGTTGAATACTCCGGCGGGGAGCCCGGCATCCTGGAGGGCGTGCGCAAGGTGCGTCGCGGAGAGTGGAGTGAGTTCGGCCGGCTTGATGACCACGGCGTTACCGCTGATGAGTGCGGGGGCGGCCTTCCATGCCGGGATGGCGATGGGGAAGTTCCAGGGGGTGATGAGCCCGACCACGCCGAGCGGTTCGCGCCGAGTGGTGATGGTCGTGTCCGGCAGGCCGCTGGGAAGTACCTCGCCGCTGGCGGACCACCCGAGGGAGCCGAAAAAGCGCAGCACGTCCGAGGCGCGTTTGACCTCTCCCATGGCTTCGGCAAGGGTCTTGCCTTCTTCCCGGACGAGGTCTTCGGCAATAGCGCTTTGGCGCTCCGCGAGAAGGTTGCCTGCAGTCATGAGGATGGCGCCACGGGCAGGGGCGGGCAGGGCAGCCCAAGCCGGCTGGGCGGCGGCAGCGGCTGTGATGGCCGCGTCGACGTCGTCCGCGGTACCTCGCGGGGAGAGCGCAGCCAGTTCGTCGGGACGGGCGGGATTGATGCGCTGGATCTCGGGCTCGCCGGACCATTCTCCGTTGATCAGATGCTGCGCTATCGCGACGTCCCGGTGGGTGGAGGTTGCGGTTTCGGCGGCGGTGGAAGTCATTGGTAGTCCTTCGGCTTGGCGGTTTGGATTGGAAGAGAGGGCTGTCTGGGTGGAGTCCAGGGTCTAGAGGCTCCGGATCAGGCCGCCGTCGCAACGCAGTGCGACGCCGGTGATGTACGACGCGGGGGCGCTGCAGAGGAAGGCTCCGGCGGCACCGAATTCCTCCGGTTCTCCATAGCGCCGGGCAGGGATGGTCTTGCGGGATTCGAGTTGGATTTCCTCCGGTGTGGTGCCGCGGCGTTTCGCTGCGGCCCGGTCCAGTTCGGCGACGCGGTCCGTGGCGATGCGTCCGGGCAAGAGCATGTTGACGGTGACGGCGTCGAGGGCCACTTCTGCCGCGAGAGTTTTGAGGTAGCCGGTCAACGCCGCACGGCCGGTGTTGGAGACGGCGAGGTTGGGCAGGGGGGCCACGATTCCGCTGGATCCGATGGCCAGGATGCGTCCCCAGCGCCGCTCACGCATGCCCGGCAGGATTTTCGAGACGAGCGCATGGTGCGGTTTCACGAGCAGTTCGAACGCTGCAGCGATGTCGTCGGCTCCCAGACTGGCGGCTGCCCCGGGCTTGGGGCCGGGGCCGTTGAGCACGAGGATGTCGATGGGGCCGAGCATGTCCACAGCGCGTTCGACGGCGGCGGACACGCCGCCCGGGGTGCTGAGGTCCGCCTCGACAGCCACGGCGCTGTGGCCGTCAGCCTGGAGCTCGGCCGCGATCTTTTCTGCCAGTTCGCCACGGCGGCCGGTGATGGCCACCCGGACGCCCTCGGCGGCGAGGCCACGGGCGACCGCGAGTCCCAGGCCTCCGGTGGACGCCGCGACGAAGGCGGTCTTTCCGCTGATTCCGAGGTCCATCAGACCCTTTCTGAGGTGGTGGGGACGGGGAAGGCTTCCAAGGCGCGGGCAGCTTCAGCCAGGTGCGTCAGCATTCCTTGCCGCAACACGCTGGGGAAAGGCGCCGCAGGCGGCCGGACCCCGGAGTCCTTGATGAGGCCCCGTTCGCGGAAGCACTCCTTCCGGATGGCCAGGGCGATCCGGGCTTGCTGCTCGAAGTTGATAAGCGGCAGGTAGGGCAGAAGCGCGTCCCGGGCTGCGTCGTAGCCGCTGGATTGCCATGCGCGGACGCACGCCACCAGCGCTTCGGGGTACGAGAACCCCGTCATGGCGCCGGCGGCGCCGGCCACCAGTTCGTCCAGCAGTCCTAGACCACCCAATCCGCCGAAGACTGAAACCTCGACGGCGGCCGTCAACTGGGCGATCGCCACGCTGGTCGGTGGGGCTTCAGCCTTGACCGCGACAACGAACCTGCAGGTCTGGACGATGTAGATCAGTGCTTCCGTGCTGATGCTGACTCCGCTGGCCACGGGGTAGTCCTGGAGGACCACCTTGGCGCCGGTGGATTGGTGGATGGCGTTCAAGTGCGCGATGACTACCTCCGGCCGCGCCGAATTGGCTTGCACCATGACTGCCGCGAGCCGGTTTCCGGTCACGGCCTGGGCAGCGCGGATTTCCTCGACGGCGGTTCGGGTGAAGAGCGAGGTCACACCCACCACGAGGGGCAATCGGGTTTCCTCGACCACCACTTCCAGTGCCAGGCTGCGCTCCGCTGCGGTCAGGGCGGCAGCTTCACCGAAGACACCCAAGACAGTCAGCCCCGTGGCGCCGATGGTTTCGTAGTGCTCCACCAACTGGGCCAGGCTGTCGGTATCCAGATCGAGGGTGTTGCCCTGGAATGGTGTGGCGACGACGCCCCACACTCCCGGGGCTAGTGATTCCCGCATTGGATTGTCCTTCCGTTCGTCCTGAAATTCGGTGCCTTGCAGCGGTTCGTGCTGCATCTAGCGGCCCGGCCAGACTGGTGGGCGCTTTTCCTGGAAGGCGCGCACACCTTCGGCGGAGTCTTCGCTGTCCAGTGCGGCCATGAGGGCCGGCAGCCTGAGGCCGCGGGCTTCCGCGGCAGTGAGATGGCTGGTCCTGCTGACCATTTGCTTGACAGCCCGGACGGAGCTGGGCGCACAGGCGAGGATCTGGTCCACCCAGCGCTGCACCGCGGCGTCGAGCTCGTCTGCCGGAACCACCTCGTTGACGAGGCCCATCGCCTGCATCTCGGCGGCGTCCGCCTTGCGGCCTGTGAGGAGCATGCCCATCGCTTGGGTGTAAGGGACACGGCGCACCAGCTGGTGGATGCCGCCGTCGAGCGCCAGACGGCCGACGCGTGGTTCGGTGAGGCCGAAGCGGGCCGTGTCCGCGGCCACGACGATGTCCGCGCCGAGCACGATCTCCATCCCGCCGCCGAGCGCATAGCCGTTCACCCGGGCGATGACAGGCACGTCGAGACTGGTGCGCAGGCTCAGCCCGCCGAAGCCGTGTGGGTCGAGCTCGGCCCAGTACTGCAGGCCTGTCTTGTCCACGGCAGAGGCGGACATGTCCGCCCCGACGCAGAACGCCCGCGTGCCGGCGCCCGTGATGACGACGGCGCGCACGTCAGGATCGGCTTCGATCTGGTTCCAGATCCCGTTGAGCCGGGCCTGGGCGCTGCCGTCCACGGCGTTGAGCACGTGCTGGCGATCGATGACCACCGTGGCCACATGGTTCTCGATGGTCAAGGTGACCTCGTCAACCAATTCCTGTCCGGGCCTCTCCTTGGTTGAAACAGTCACCGGAGTACCCCCAACTTTTGCAGGCGTTCGATGGTTTCGGCGTCGAAGCCGTTCTCCAGCAGCACCTCCACATTGTGCTCGCCGAGCCGCGGCGCCACGCGTCGGATGGAAGGCGGGGTCGCAGACAGGCGAATGGGGGCATTGAGCATCTTCACGGTGCCGACGCCCGGGTGCTCAGCCTCCACGATCATGCCGTTGGCCTCAGTCTGGGCATCGGCCAACGCCTGTTCCAGCGTGTGGACGGGCGCGTTGAGCAGACCTTGGCTCTCCAGCTGGTTGGTCCAGTACTCGGTGGTGTTCGTAGCGATGCGCTCCCGGAAAATCGCCTGCAAGGCCGGCTTGTGCTTGAACTGCTGTTCCAGGTTGGCGAACTCCGGCCGCTGGGTAAGGTCTTCGTCCAGGCCCAACGCTTGGGAAATCCGGGCCAGCGGGTCGGGGGTGAAGCCGCCGACCATGCAGACGGCGCCGTCGGTGGTTTCAAAGACGCCGCTCAACGGCATGGCGCCCCAGTTGACTTCGTAGCCGCGGTTGAGCTGCATGCAGGCCTCCTGCATCTGCAGGTGGAGCATCGAGTCGTACATCGTCACCTCGACCTTTTGCCCGACACCGGATGCCTCACGGGCGCGCAGTGCCAGCAGGATGCCCTGCATGAGGTGCATGCCCGTGATGTAGTCGCACAGCGTGGTCGGGTAGATGGAAGGCTTCATGTCGTCCGACTCGCGCCGCCACATCACCCCCGAGTACGCTTGCGCGATTGCGTCCTGGCCACCCTTGTGCGAATAGGGACCAACCGGGCCGAAGCCCGTGCCGGAGGCCCAGATGATCCCCGGATTCTCCGCCTTGAGTTCCTCGTAACCGAAGCCCATCCGTTCCATCACTCCGGAGCGGAAATTGCTGACCACCACGTCGGCGTCGGCCATGACCCGGCGGAGGACTGCCTTGCCCTCGTCGGTGCGGGTGTCCACGGAAACGCTGCGCTTGTTGCGGTTGATGGAAAGGAAGATCGGGTTGTCCTGGCCGTCCTTGTCCGGGAAGGAGTTGCGCGAGATGTCGCCGGCGCCCGGACGTTCCACCTTGATGATGTCCGCGCCGTAGTCGCCCAGCAGCTGGGTGCAGGACGGTCCCATGAACACCTGGGTGAAATCGACGATCTTGATTCCCTCGAGCGGGAGCGGGGTACCAGCGGGGAGCGGGATGCCGATGGGCTTGGCAGCGTCGGCGGGCGCCGAGGCGGACGCTGCGGCTGTGCCGCTCAGGACGCTCTCATCGAGAAGGGTCTCGGTGCTCATGCTCCCACCACCGCTTCGGCGTCGACGGTAGCGTTCGACGACGGGACGTCGCCCGGGTCGGCGCCGTGCCGG is part of the Arthrobacter methylotrophus genome and harbors:
- the fdxA gene encoding ferredoxin — encoded protein: MTYVIAQPCVDVKDKACIDECPVDCIYEGERSLYIHPSECVDCGACDPVCPVEAIYYSDDVPDEWADYVRANVEFFEDLGSPQGAAALGNLGRDHPVIAEAHVSI
- a CDS encoding aldehyde dehydrogenase family protein, which codes for MTSTAAETATSTHRDVAIAQHLINGEWSGEPEIQRINPARPDELAALSPRGTADDVDAAITAAAAAQPAWAALPAPARGAILMTAGNLLAERQSAIAEDLVREEGKTLAEAMGEVKRASDVLRFFGSLGWSASGEVLPSGLPDTTITTRREPLGVVGLITPWNFPIAIPAWKAAPALISGNAVVIKPAELTPLSATHLAHALQDAGLPAGVFNVVHGKGRVVGDALARDPRIAGLSFTGSTTVGLGLQEILNGRRARVQLEMGGKNGVLVLDDADPHKAAAVVAAGAFGLTGQACTATSRVYVTPGIRDAFLDALVAEAAKYTAGDGLDGAKMGAVVSSQQFEQDQAAVRTAVERGATLLHGEYDGESSGALFFPAAVLTELPFDDAAVTEEIFGPVVAVLEVADYEAGLAAINDSRYGLTAGICTDSLALATDFSARAQAGVIKVNRPTAGLDLNVPFGGVKDSSTNTFREQGRSALDFFTWGKTVYTGV
- a CDS encoding dihydrodipicolinate synthase family protein — protein: MRESLAPGVWGVVATPFQGNTLDLDTDSLAQLVEHYETIGATGLTVLGVFGEAAALTAAERSLALEVVVEETRLPLVVGVTSLFTRTAVEEIRAAQAVTGNRLAAVMVQANSARPEVVIAHLNAIHQSTGAKVVLQDYPVASGVSISTEALIYIVQTCRFVVAVKAEAPPTSVAIAQLTAAVEVSVFGGLGGLGLLDELVAGAAGAMTGFSYPEALVACVRAWQSSGYDAARDALLPYLPLINFEQQARIALAIRKECFRERGLIKDSGVRPPAAPFPSVLRQGMLTHLAEAARALEAFPVPTTSERV
- a CDS encoding SDR family oxidoreductase; translation: MDLGISGKTAFVAASTGGLGLAVARGLAAEGVRVAITGRRGELAEKIAAELQADGHSAVAVEADLSTPGGVSAAVERAVDMLGPIDILVLNGPGPKPGAAASLGADDIAAAFELLVKPHHALVSKILPGMRERRWGRILAIGSSGIVAPLPNLAVSNTGRAALTGYLKTLAAEVALDAVTVNMLLPGRIATDRVAELDRAAAKRRGTTPEEIQLESRKTIPARRYGEPEEFGAAGAFLCSAPASYITGVALRCDGGLIRSL
- a CDS encoding enoyl-CoA hydratase-related protein, with translation MTVSTKERPGQELVDEVTLTIENHVATVVIDRQHVLNAVDGSAQARLNGIWNQIEADPDVRAVVITGAGTRAFCVGADMSASAVDKTGLQYWAELDPHGFGGLSLRTSLDVPVIARVNGYALGGGMEIVLGADIVVAADTARFGLTEPRVGRLALDGGIHQLVRRVPYTQAMGMLLTGRKADAAEMQAMGLVNEVVPADELDAAVQRWVDQILACAPSSVRAVKQMVSRTSHLTAAEARGLRLPALMAALDSEDSAEGVRAFQEKRPPVWPGR
- a CDS encoding CaiB/BaiF CoA-transferase family protein — encoded protein: MSTETLLDESVLSGTAAASASAPADAAKPIGIPLPAGTPLPLEGIKIVDFTQVFMGPSCTQLLGDYGADIIKVERPGAGDISRNSFPDKDGQDNPIFLSINRNKRSVSVDTRTDEGKAVLRRVMADADVVVSNFRSGVMERMGFGYEELKAENPGIIWASGTGFGPVGPYSHKGGQDAIAQAYSGVMWRRESDDMKPSIYPTTLCDYITGMHLMQGILLALRAREASGVGQKVEVTMYDSMLHLQMQEACMQLNRGYEVNWGAMPLSGVFETTDGAVCMVGGFTPDPLARISQALGLDEDLTQRPEFANLEQQFKHKPALQAIFRERIATNTTEYWTNQLESQGLLNAPVHTLEQALADAQTEANGMIVEAEHPGVGTVKMLNAPIRLSATPPSIRRVAPRLGEHNVEVLLENGFDAETIERLQKLGVLR
- a CDS encoding isopenicillin N synthase family dioxygenase, coding for MKGLIALALDTLPVLDFARLNAGPDEAAGFREELRDAMHEVGFVYLAGHGIPQLLTDAILDVSRRFFELPEEEKLAIENVHSPQFRGYTRVGGELTDGGIDWREQIDIGVERDTVEPGPGVADYWRLEGPNLWPRALPEMRQIVSEWTERLSTISLALLRALAVSLGAPEDTFDAAFAARAFPVLKIVRYPGESDPEPKQGVGSHRDGGVLTLLLVEPGKGGLQVEYQGKWIDAPQVPGTFVVNIGEMLELATNGYLKATLHRVISPLRGTDRISLPFFYNPALDATMPQLAVSPAFQAKARGLSVDPTNSPILETYGDNALRYRLRAHPNVVEEHHADLLNGSEAGG
- a CDS encoding VOC family protein — its product is MDPVVDYFEVGSPDPEAARTFYGALFDWTFGEPSPAGYQMVNGDKGGLWNTTSLGGTSWAIFYVQVDDVQAAIARAESLGAGVALPFVDNGAIEFAHLLDPHGNRFGVWHAKQPA
- a CDS encoding NAD-dependent epimerase/dehydratase family protein, whose amino-acid sequence is MASQLVLGAGLIGGTVARRLAARGDQVTLGTRRGSTVPGATALKIDASNPAAVTQAARGADTIFVCTNPPYTDWATDWPPIFDAVITAARDSGAALVLMGNLYAYGPPAGPMTEHSQLATSEKKGLVRKAGWEKALAAHERGELRVTEVRASDYFGPGAAGRSTHLGGSFFEPLLASKTARVVGEPDLEHSWSFLPDIATTLIAAADHTGEWGRAWHVPSTSLSRVEIARQVNESWDVKGRVAPIPQWLLKALGTVIPIMREVSASSYQFRVPFVIDAMETQRMLGVSATPWDEALRIAVNSYREPTSGK